Proteins found in one Coffea eugenioides isolate CCC68of chromosome 5, Ceug_1.0, whole genome shotgun sequence genomic segment:
- the LOC113771287 gene encoding DUF21 domain-containing protein At5g52790-like: MAANDVPCCESMFWVYLVISVGLVAFAGLMSGLTLGLMSLSLVELEVLVKAGLPEDRKNAAKILPIVKNQHLLLCTLLICNSLAMEALPIFLDALLPAWGAILISVTLILAFGEIIPQAVCSRYGLSIGAKLSIVVRLLVIVVFPLSYPISKLLDLLLGKGHSALLRRAELKTLIDFHGNEAGKGGELTHDETTIISGALDLTQKTAKDAMTPMSKIFSLDLNSKLNDDLMILILNKGHSRVPVYSGSPTNIVGLILVKNLLKCRPEDETPIRNLTIRKIPRVYDSIPLYDILNQFQKGNSHMAVVVKSRERNNDATEVAISKREMLKREIDSSDAIDTVPSLDEEVIGIITMEDVLEELLQEPIYDETDEYIDVHNKIKINMLPGKKYFLRSPGAASASNVNRKTPMVSPLSSAHQTPISYHHTPLLRSPISPYTPSPCARPTLYASPGKFTMNSPVRQA, encoded by the exons ATGGCTGCCAATGATGTGCCATGTTGTGAATCCATGTTCTGGGTATACTTAGTAATATCTGTGGGACTCGTGGCATTTGCAGGTCTCATGTCAGGGCTCACCCTTGGACTCATGTCACTCAGCCTTGTCGAGCTTGAGGTCCTTGTTAAGGCAGGTCTGCCAGAGGACAGGAAGAATGCAG CAAAGATTCTGCCCATTGTCAAAAACCAACACTTGCTTTTGTGTACACTCCTCATATGCAACTCCCTGGCAATGGAG GCCCTACCAATCTTCCTCGACGCTCTCCTCCCTGCCTGGGGCGCCATATTAATATCAGTCACCCTCATTCTTGCTTTTGGCGAG ATTATTCCCCAGGCCGTGTGTTCTCGTTATGGACTGAGTATTGGTGCGAAATTGTCAATAGTGGTTCGTTTGCTTGTCATAGTTGTTTTCCCATTATCTTATCCTATTAGTAAG TTGCTGGATTTACTCCTAGGAAAGGGGCACTCTGCTCTACTACGGCGTGCAGAGCTGAAGACCTTGATTGATTTCCATGGAAACGAG GCAGGAAAAGGTGGAGAGTTAACTCATGATGAAACTACCATCATCTCGGGAGCGTTGGACTTGACACAGAAAACTGCCAAAGATGCTATGACACCTATGTcgaaaatattttcccttgaTCTCAACTCTAAGCTCAATGA TGATTTAATGATTTTGATATTGAACAAAGGACATAGTCGTGTGCCCGTGTACTCAGGAAGTCCGACTAATATCGTTGGCCTTATTCTG GTCAAGAATTTATTGAAATGCCGTCCTGAAGATGAAACACCAATCAGGAATCTGACAATCAGGAAAATACCCAG GGTTTATGATTCGATACCATTGTATGATATTCTGAATCAGTTTCAGAAAGGGAATAGCCATATGGCTGTTGTTGTGAAGAGCCGTGAGCGTAACAATGATGCTACCGAAGTTGCTATATCCAAACGTGAAATGTTGAAGAGAGAAATCGATTCAT CAGATGCAATAGACACAGTTCCAAGTTTAGATGAAGAAGTCATTGGTATAATTACCATGGAAGATGTTCTGGAAGAATTACTGCAG GAGCCAATCTATGATGAAACTGACGAATATATTGACGTCCACAATAA AATTAAGATTAATATGCTTCCGGGaaagaaatattttttaagATCTCCTGGAGCAGCCTCAGCCTCCAATGTAAACAGGAAAACTCCAATGGTGTCCCCACTTTCTTCAGCTCATCAGACACCTATCTCATATCATCACACTCCCCTACTGCGTTCACCAATATCGCCATATACTCCATCGCCATGTGCAAGACCAACTCTATATGCTTCCCCTGGAAAATTTACGATGAATTCACCAGTCAGACAAGCATGA